In a genomic window of Scheffersomyces stipitis CBS 6054 chromosome 4, complete sequence:
- a CDS encoding predicted protein (go_function calcium ion binding) yields IFNNVDKNHSGKLSARELSGALMNFDNTKFRSSTITSMMRVVAEGNDSINFKQFVVLFRYLAQCRELFSVVDKDKSGDISFGEFQVLLNRSGYKLNIKTEAAIFEKFGTESSALPSSRLKFDSFIECLIYLSRITKSFSKYDVEKTKNATFTFGQFILEASSFYP; encoded by the coding sequence attttcaacaatgtaGACAAGAATCATTCAGGTAAGTTATCTGCCAGAGAATTGTCTGGTGCACTCATGAATTTTGACAATACCAAGTTTAGATCTTCTACAATCACTCTGATGATGAGAGTGGTTGCAGAAGGAAATGATTCGATAAACTTCAAACAGTTTGTAGTCCTTTTTCGGTACTTGGCTCAATGTAGAGAGTTGTTCTCTGTGGTAGATAAGGATAAGTCTGGGGATATTAGCTTTGGTGAGTTTCAGGTATTATTGAATCGGTCAGGCTATAAGTTGAACATTAAAACTGAAGCCGCTATCTTTGAGAAATTTGGTACTGAAAGTTCTGCTCTTCCAAGTAGCAGACTCAAGTTCGACTCGTTTATAGAATGCTTGATATATTTGAGCAGGATTACGAAGTCATTTCTGAAGTACGACGTGGAAAAGACAAAGAACGCTACCTTTACTTTTGGACAGTTTATCTTGGAAGCTAGTAG